A segment of the Actinomyces sp. oral taxon 171 str. F0337 genome:
GCGCTGCACCCGCCCACCTGAAGAAGCTGCTCAACCAAGTCTTTTTCGAGCGCGTACTGGTCAACCCACGGGTCGATGAGGAGGGCCGAGTTATCCTGCCTAGCACAGGCGATGGAACGACCGACAGCGGCAAGCAGCTGGGTAAGGGTGCGGCAGACAAGCTCAGCACTCCACTCTCGGCCGCCCCCGGCCATGACAAGACAGCAGGCAGGCGCGATGCGGGCGCACACGATGAACGGCACAGCACCGGAGAAGGAACCGGCGATGTCAGCGGGGGAGGAGCTGCCGATGCTGACACGCCAGCCCTGACTTCTCGTCCCATCCACCTCGCCGATACGGGCTCCGGTGCTCGCCTTAGCGCCCTGCTCACCTCACCCTTCGACCAGCTGGCCAGCCCCGGCCTGCACGCCGCCGCCCATGCGCACTACCTGCAGCACCTGGCTCAGCCCGACAAGCCGACCACACCGCCCACCGCTGACGACACGCTCATGAGCTCTACAACACGAACAACGCCCACCCTGGTGGGTGAGCGTTGTTCATCATCTGAGACCACATCCCAGACGTTTTTGACTGGGGTGGGTTCGGGTAAGAGCTTGTTGGTACCTCCGGTGGGACTCGAACCCACAACACTCCGATTTTGAGTCGGATGCCTCTGCCAATTGGGCTACGGAGGCACGCCGCCCGCTCTGCGGGGGCGCTATCAGCGAGATCATACTAGGATTAAAGCCGTGAGCAATGAGTCCAGCACCACCAAGTCCCGCCGGGTGCTCGTCGCTGAGGACGAGACCCTCATCCGCCTTGACATCGTCGAGACTCTCACCGATGCCGGGTACGAGATCGTCGCTGAGGCCGCAGACGGGGAGGAGGCTGTCCGTCTGGCTGATGAGCACACCCCTGACCTGTGCGTTCTCGACGTCAAGATGCCGGTGACCGACGGCATCACCGCAGCCGAGAGGATTCTTGAGAAGCACAGCTGCGCCGTCGTCATGCTGACGGCCTTCTCCCAGACTGAGCTCGTTGAACGAGCCAGCGCCGCCGGCGCCATGGCCTACGTCGTCAAGCCCTTCACCCCGGCAGACCTCATTCCAGCACTTGAGATCGCCATGTCGCGACACGAGGAGATCCTTTCCCTCGAGAGTGAGATTTCTGACCTCACCGAGCGCTTCGAGACCCGTAAGCGCGTCGACCGGGCTAAGGGGCTGCTCATGGAGCGCATGGGGCTGAGCGAGCCGGAGGCCTTCCGGTGGCTGCAGAAGACCTCGATGAACCGGCGCCTGACCATGCGCGAGGTGGCCGATGCCGTCATCGAGCAGGTCGGTACCGCCAAGAAGGACTGATCACGTCCTGGTGCGTAGTGCGTCAGGTGAACAGGCTGCGCAGCGTTCCGACGGCGATCGTCCGCTCGTCGTCGTCCGTGACCGTGACCTGGTAGACCACGGTACGGCGGCCGCGGTGCAGGGGGGTGGCGGTGGCCTTCACCCAGCCCTGGGACACGGAGCGCAGATGGCTGACCGTCAACTCCGCCCCGACCGGGACGGCATCATCGGGCGCCGCTGCGCGCGCTGCCACGGAGGCGGCCGTCTCGATGATCGCGGCAGTGGCACCGCCGTGCAGGATCCCGATGACCTGTCGGGCTCCGTCGACAGGCATCCGGACCTCGGTCCGGTTCGCGTCGCGAGTCACCACCTCCATCCCGAGGGTGTCCATGAGCGTGCCCTCCTCATTGTCCTCCAGCACCGCGTGCAGCGCCGAGGAGGCGGAGACGGCAGAGCCCGCGGGACGCGGATCGGGGTACGGGCGCCGGGCGGGGTCCGGGAAGGCCACGGCAGCGGCGCTCGCTCCGGAGTAGGAGGCCGCAGTGACGCGGCCCACTGGCCCCAGCGGCCCGACGACCGCCGGTGAGCCGGGGGAGTCCGCGGAGACAGGAGAGGCTTGAGAGTCGCAGGACTCTCCTACGCTGACGGGGGAGAGGGGCGAGTCGGACTGTGGATGGCTCATGGGCCTAGGCTGGCACGGTGAGCACCACCGCGACCAGCCCTGCGACGAGCCCAACACCTCAGTCCCCCTCGGATCCGGTTCCCGAGCGGCTTCTTCTCATCGACGGACACTCGATGGCCTTCCGCGCCTTCTACGCGCTGCCCGTCGACAACTTCACGACGTCGACCGGGCAGTCCACCAACGCCGTTCACGGTTTCGTCTCCATGTTCCTCTCGCTGCTGGACAACGAGCAGCCGACGCACATGGCGGTCGCCTTCGACCTGCCGGGAGGCACCTTCCGTACTGAGGAGTACGCGGAGTACAAGGGAACCCGCGATGAG
Coding sequences within it:
- a CDS encoding ANTAR domain-containing response regulator, with product MSNESSTTKSRRVLVAEDETLIRLDIVETLTDAGYEIVAEAADGEEAVRLADEHTPDLCVLDVKMPVTDGITAAERILEKHSCAVVMLTAFSQTELVERASAAGAMAYVVKPFTPADLIPALEIAMSRHEEILSLESEISDLTERFETRKRVDRAKGLLMERMGLSEPEAFRWLQKTSMNRRLTMREVADAVIEQVGTAKKD
- a CDS encoding PaaI family thioesterase — translated: MSHPQSDSPLSPVSVGESCDSQASPVSADSPGSPAVVGPLGPVGRVTAASYSGASAAAVAFPDPARRPYPDPRPAGSAVSASSALHAVLEDNEEGTLMDTLGMEVVTRDANRTEVRMPVDGARQVIGILHGGATAAIIETAASVAARAAAPDDAVPVGAELTVSHLRSVSQGWVKATATPLHRGRRTVVYQVTVTDDDERTIAVGTLRSLFT